The Capsicum annuum cultivar UCD-10X-F1 unplaced genomic scaffold, UCD10Xv1.1 ctg1716, whole genome shotgun sequence genome includes a window with the following:
- the LOC124890425 gene encoding E3 ubiquitin-protein ligase RNF185-like: protein MQKSTATAFENSSSSGNGSNDAGDFECNICFELAQDPIVTLCGHLYCWPCLYRWLRLHSQSHECPVCKALIQEEKLVPLYGRGRTSTDPRSKPVPGVEIPRRPAGQRPETAPPPESNTFPNSGFGLMGGLFPGATASFGNFTMSAGFGGFIPSLLSFQFHGFPGPTAFGTTPNYQYGYPPAYHGANVQNAAHPSQGQADNNLKFMFLLVGFLVFLYLFG, encoded by the coding sequence ATGCAGAAGTCAACTGCTACGGCATTTGAGAATTCTTCGTCCTCGGGGAATGGCAGCAATGATGCTGGTGATTTTGAATGCAACATCTGCTTTGAATTGGCCCAAGACCCTATTGTGACCCTCTGTGGTCACCTCTACTGTTGGCCATGTCTTTATAGATGGCTAAGGCTTCACTCTCAATCCCATGAGTGCCCTGTTTGTAAGGCCCTTATACAAGAGGAGAAGTTAGTTCCTCTTTATGGAAGAGGGAGGACGTCAACTGATCCCAGATCAAAACCAGTACCTGGAGTTGAAATTCCTAGAAGGCCAGCAGGGCAAAGACCTGAAACGGCTCCTCCACCAGAATCAAATACTTTTCCTAATTCCGGGTTTGGCCTTATGGGAGGACTTTTTCCAGGAGCAACTGCAAGTTTTGGTAACTTTACAATGTCTGCTGGTTTCGGTGGATTTATCCCATCCTTGCTCAGTTTTCAGTTTCATGGATTCCCTGGTCCAACTGCCTTTGGTACAACGCCAAATTACCAGTATGGGTATCCTCCTGCCTATCATGGGGCGAATGTTCAGAATGCTGCACACCCGTCCCAAGGACAGGCAGACAATAATCTGAAGTTCATGTTCTTGCTTGTTGGATTTCTTGTATTCCTATATTTGTTTGGTTAG